Proteins encoded by one window of Vitis riparia cultivar Riparia Gloire de Montpellier isolate 1030 chromosome 11, EGFV_Vit.rip_1.0, whole genome shotgun sequence:
- the LOC117924492 gene encoding probable purine permease 5 isoform X2: MEEALPRPSVPLWEQFSNFWTRAWETYKRKPTSYWVLLILSSGAMLVAFPASSILSRLYYDNGGKSKWIISWVAVAGWPLTALMLVPTYLYFKTSPTPLNLKLVMSYIVLGFLSAADNLMYAYAYAYLPASTASLLASSSLVFSALFGYFLVNNKLNAATINAIVIITAAVTIIALDSDSDRYDNVSDSQYIMGFIWDILGSALHGLIFALSELVFVKLLGRISFHVVLEQQVMVSLFAFIFTTIGVIVEKDFQGMASEARSFKGGKASYYLVLIWGAITFQLGVLGGTAVLYLSSTVLAGVLNAIRVPLTSIAAVILLHDPMSSFKILSLIITFWGFGYYIYGNSAVSKDSLS; the protein is encoded by the coding sequence ATGGAGGAGGCATTACCAAGACCATCTGTTCCATTGTGGGAACAGTTTTCCAACTTTTGGACCAGGGCCTGGGAAACATACAAACGCAAGCCAACCTCGTATTGGGTTCTTCTCATTCTAAGCAGTGGAGCAATGCTTGTGGCATTTCCTGCTTCTAGCATCCTATCTCGTCTCTATTATGACAATGGGGGCAAAAGCAAATGGATTATTTCATGGGTGGCTGTGGCAGGGTGGCCTCTAACTGCTTTAATGTTAGTTCCCACgtacttatattttaaaacctcGCCTACTCCTCTGAACCTCAAACTTGTTATGTCATACATTGTGTTGGGCTTCTTAAGTGCTGCTGACAACCTCATGTATGCATATGCTTATGCCTACCTCCCTGCATCAACTGCTTCTCTTCTGGCATCATCCTCCCTCGTGTTCTCTGCACTGTTTGGTTATTTTCTTGTGAATAACAAACTCAATGCTGCAACTATAAATGCTATTGTGATCATTACTGCTGCTGTAACAATCATTGCCTTGGATTCAGATTCAGACAGGTATGATAATGTTAGTGATAGCCAATACATTATGGGGTTTATATGGGATATCTTGGGATCTGCCCTCCATGGGCTCATTTTTGCTCTTTCAGAGCTAGTGTTTGTGAAGTTACTGGGGAGAATTTCCTTCCATGTTGTTTTGGAGCAACAGGTCATGGTATCTTTATTCGCCTTCATATTTACCACGATTGGGGTCATTGTGGAGAAGGATTTTCAAGGGATGGCGTCTGAGGCTAGAAGTTTCAAGGGTGGCAAAGCTTCATATTACCTGGTTCTCATCTGGGGTGCCATTACTTTCCAGTTGGGAGTTTTGGGAGGAACTGCTGTGCTTTATTTGTCATCCACTGTGCTAGCTGGTGTTCTCAATGCAATAAGGGTACCACTCACCAGCATTGCAGCTGTTATATTACTGCATGACCCAATGAGCAGCTTCAAGATCCTCTCTCTGATCATTACCTTTTGGGGATTTGGGTACTATATCTATGGCAATTCCGCTGTGAGTAAAGATTCCTTGTCATAG
- the LOC117924492 gene encoding probable purine permease 5 isoform X1: MQPLLQPENTSMRNSSPENLRMEEALPRPSVPLWEQFSNFWTRAWETYKRKPTSYWVLLILSSGAMLVAFPASSILSRLYYDNGGKSKWIISWVAVAGWPLTALMLVPTYLYFKTSPTPLNLKLVMSYIVLGFLSAADNLMYAYAYAYLPASTASLLASSSLVFSALFGYFLVNNKLNAATINAIVIITAAVTIIALDSDSDRYDNVSDSQYIMGFIWDILGSALHGLIFALSELVFVKLLGRISFHVVLEQQVMVSLFAFIFTTIGVIVEKDFQGMASEARSFKGGKASYYLVLIWGAITFQLGVLGGTAVLYLSSTVLAGVLNAIRVPLTSIAAVILLHDPMSSFKILSLIITFWGFGYYIYGNSAVSKDSLS, from the coding sequence AATGGAGGAGGCATTACCAAGACCATCTGTTCCATTGTGGGAACAGTTTTCCAACTTTTGGACCAGGGCCTGGGAAACATACAAACGCAAGCCAACCTCGTATTGGGTTCTTCTCATTCTAAGCAGTGGAGCAATGCTTGTGGCATTTCCTGCTTCTAGCATCCTATCTCGTCTCTATTATGACAATGGGGGCAAAAGCAAATGGATTATTTCATGGGTGGCTGTGGCAGGGTGGCCTCTAACTGCTTTAATGTTAGTTCCCACgtacttatattttaaaacctcGCCTACTCCTCTGAACCTCAAACTTGTTATGTCATACATTGTGTTGGGCTTCTTAAGTGCTGCTGACAACCTCATGTATGCATATGCTTATGCCTACCTCCCTGCATCAACTGCTTCTCTTCTGGCATCATCCTCCCTCGTGTTCTCTGCACTGTTTGGTTATTTTCTTGTGAATAACAAACTCAATGCTGCAACTATAAATGCTATTGTGATCATTACTGCTGCTGTAACAATCATTGCCTTGGATTCAGATTCAGACAGGTATGATAATGTTAGTGATAGCCAATACATTATGGGGTTTATATGGGATATCTTGGGATCTGCCCTCCATGGGCTCATTTTTGCTCTTTCAGAGCTAGTGTTTGTGAAGTTACTGGGGAGAATTTCCTTCCATGTTGTTTTGGAGCAACAGGTCATGGTATCTTTATTCGCCTTCATATTTACCACGATTGGGGTCATTGTGGAGAAGGATTTTCAAGGGATGGCGTCTGAGGCTAGAAGTTTCAAGGGTGGCAAAGCTTCATATTACCTGGTTCTCATCTGGGGTGCCATTACTTTCCAGTTGGGAGTTTTGGGAGGAACTGCTGTGCTTTATTTGTCATCCACTGTGCTAGCTGGTGTTCTCAATGCAATAAGGGTACCACTCACCAGCATTGCAGCTGTTATATTACTGCATGACCCAATGAGCAGCTTCAAGATCCTCTCTCTGATCATTACCTTTTGGGGATTTGGGTACTATATCTATGGCAATTCCGCTGTGAGTAAAGATTCCTTGTCATAG